In Nerophis ophidion isolate RoL-2023_Sa linkage group LG02, RoL_Noph_v1.0, whole genome shotgun sequence, one DNA window encodes the following:
- the LOC133543349 gene encoding serine/threonine-protein kinase 35-like, translating into MSAVGGHNCRRRTRSARACSRLTAGRANDGAVLRCLSVGNDHDMGDQVGVFKRGDLQRKVMAPRYSLLREVGRGTYGVVYEALARRSGARVAVKKLRCDAPENVELALQEFWALTSLEKRHENVVQLEECVLQRNGMAQKMSHGNKRSKHYLRLVETSLKGERVLTPSEEPCYLWFVMEFCEGGDLNQFILSRRPNLQTNTSFMLQLTCAVAFLHQNKIVHRDLKPDNILISESSGTPVLKVADFGLSKVCAGLGNAIEGKDGEDKNKNVNVNKFWLSSACGSDFYMAPEVWEGHYTAKADIFALGIIIWAMLERITFIDAESKRELLGSYVRQGSDIVPVGEALLENPKMVLNIPQKRRSCMSDGVRKLLLDMLAVNPQDRPDAFQLHTRMDQVTCPAWRSP; encoded by the exons ATGAGCGCAGTTGGTGGCCACAACTGCCGGAGACGCACGAGGAGCGCGCGAGCCTGCTCCAGGCTAACAGCGGGGCGAGCTAACGACGGCGCCGTCTTACGATGCTTGAGCGTCGGCAACGACCATGACATGGGGGACCAGGTCGGGGTCTTCAAGCGGGGCGACCTGCAGCGGAAGGTGATGGCTCCGCGCTACAGCCTGCTGCGGGAGGTGGGGAGAGGCACGTACGGCGTGGTGTACGAGGCGCTGGCCCGCAGGTCCGGTGCCAGGGTGGCGGTGAAGAAGCTCCGGTGCGACGCGCCCGAGAACGTGGAGCTCGCCCTGCAGGAGTTCTGGGCTCTGACCAGCCTGGAGAAACGCCATGAGAACGTCGTGCAGCTGGAAGAGTGCGTCCTACAAAGGAACGGGATGGCCCAGAAAATGAGCCACGGGAACAAACGCTCCAAGCACTATCTGCGCCTCGTGGAAACGTCTCTCAAAG GTGAGAGAGTGCTCACGCCTTCAGAGGAGCCGTGTTACCTGTGGTTCGTCATGGAGTTCTGTGAAGGAGGTGACCTCAACCAATTCATCCTGTCTCGCCGGCCCAACTTGCAGACCAACACCAGCTTCATGCTGCAACTGACCTGTGCTGTGGCTTTCTTGCACCAAAACAAGATTGTACATCGAGACCTCAAACCAGACAACATCCTTATCTCCGAGAGCTCAGGGACTCCCGTCCTCAAGGTGGCAGACTTTGGCTTGAGCAAAGTTTGTGCAGGTTTAGGGAACGCCATTGAAGGCAAAGACGGCGAGGACAAGAACAAAAATGTGAACGTGAACAAGTTTTGGTTGTCGTCGGCATGCGGTTCTGACTTTTACATGGCTCCCGAAGTGTGGGAAGGGCACTACACTGCCAAGGCTGATATATTTGCTCTTGGCATCATCATTTGGGCCATGTTGGAAAGGATAACTTTCATCGATGCGGAGTCCAAGCGAGAGCTCCTTGGCAGCTACGTGAGACAAGGCTCGGACATTGTGCCAGTGGGTGAGGCGCTGCTAGAGAATCCAAAGATGGTATTAAACATCCCACAGAAGCGCAGGTCATGCATGTCTGATGGTGTGAGGAAGCTGCTGCTGGACATGCTCGCCGTCAACCCTCAGGACCGACCGGATGCTTTTCAGCTGCACACCAGAATGGACCAGGTTACATGTCCCGCATGGCGCTCACCCTGA
- the arfrp1 gene encoding ADP-ribosylation factor-related protein 1, which produces MYTLLSGLYKYMFQKDEYCILILGLDNAGKTTFLEQTKTKFSRNYKGMNLSKITTTVGLNIGTIDVGKARLMFWDLGGQEELQSLWDKYYAESHGVIYVIDSTDEERLSESKEAFEKMISSEVLEGVPLLVLANKQDVANCLSVSDIKTSFSDCAPKIGKRDCLVQPCTALTGDGVNEGIEWMVKCVVRNIHRPPRQKDIT; this is translated from the exons ATGTACACTTTACTATCAGGcttgtataaatacatgtttcaaaaggatgaatattgcattttaatacttggacTGGATAACGCTGGCAAGACG ACTTTTCTggaacaaaccaaaacaaagttCAGCAGGAACTACAAGGGGATGAATTTATCCAAGATCACCACCACAGTTGGACTGAACA TCGGTACGATTGACGTGGGTAAAGCTCGTCTCATGTTCTGGGATCTGGGAGGCCAAGAAGAACTTCAGTCTCTGTGGGACAAA TACTATGCAGAGTCACATGGAGTCATCTATGTCATCGACTCCACCGATGAAGAACGTCTCTCTGAATCGAAGGAAGCTTTTG AGAAAATGATCAGCAGTGAGGTTCTAGAAGGTGTTCCTCTCCTGGTTCTGGCCAACAAACAAGACGTAGCG AACTGTTTGTCAGTGTCCGACATTAAAACCTCCTTCAGTGACTGTGCGCCTAAGATTGGCAAACGAGATTGTCTGGTCCAGCCATGTACGGCCCTCACAGG GGACGGCGTGAACGAGGGCATTGAATGGATGGTCAAGTGTGTCGTTAGAAACATCCACCGACCGCCTAGACAGAAGGACATCACATAG